In Chloroflexota bacterium, one DNA window encodes the following:
- a CDS encoding pentapeptide repeat-containing protein: protein MVRPRRKRYQGITPPQHCPPAELKAVSELSLSDNSNYAQLIIQQLNFNQQRAKDIFMEQSLVRQCQFNQVVLQQSQLVDSSFEQCDLSHANWEKSHLERLEWRNSRLGGMKFVEAQAEHLVFSTCQLDYSVWWSARLEHVRFEDCRMLEMSFEAAKLSDVCFRNCDLSRANFRQASLSNVDIRGSQIGGMQIEPKQLQGLIIEPRQALEIAQSLGLTIRELAIEED from the coding sequence ATGGTACGCCCACGCCGCAAACGCTATCAAGGCATCACGCCACCCCAACATTGCCCCCCAGCCGAGCTAAAAGCTGTCAGCGAACTCAGTTTGAGCGATAACAGCAACTACGCTCAATTAATTATTCAGCAGCTTAATTTCAATCAACAACGCGCCAAAGATATTTTTATGGAGCAATCGTTAGTACGTCAATGCCAATTTAATCAAGTGGTGTTGCAACAATCGCAACTGGTCGATAGTAGCTTTGAGCAATGCGATCTAAGCCACGCCAATTGGGAGAAAAGCCACCTAGAGCGGCTAGAATGGCGCAATTCTCGTTTAGGCGGCATGAAATTTGTTGAGGCTCAAGCCGAACATCTGGTGTTTAGCACCTGCCAACTTGATTATAGCGTGTGGTGGTCGGCGCGACTTGAGCATGTCCGCTTCGAAGACTGCCGCATGCTTGAAATGAGCTTTGAAGCAGCCAAACTCAGCGATGTTTGTTTTCGTAACTGCGACCTGAGTCGAGCCAATTTTCGCCAAGCAAGTCTGAGCAATGTTGATATTCGCGGCTCGCAGATTGGTGGCATGCAAATCGAGCCTAAGCAACTGCAAGGGCTGATTATTGAGCCACGCCAAGCGCTCGAAATTGCCCAATCCTTAGGCTTAACCATTCGCGAATTAGCAATAGA
- a CDS encoding ring-cleaving dioxygenase produces the protein MQLTGIHHLTAVTANVRENYRFYTQVLGMRLVKRTVNQDDVSAYHLFYADGAGTPGSDITFFDWPTPPEKRGTHSICNTALRVTGKASLEWWAEHLSQQAVKHSGVIERDGRLTIDFADNEGQRLSLIDDAGTGDANTPWDASPVPAEHQIRGLGPIRLSVPQLEYTDIVLTKALNMRQVRQYSLNEGNEYTVYVYEMGVGGAAAELHVVVQADLAPAQPGAGGVHHVAFRTPNEAEYHGWTQRLRELSIRTSGEIDRYYFRSLYFREPNGILFEIATDGPGFAVDEDPATLGESVVLPPFLEPRRAAIVANLKPLV, from the coding sequence ATGCAATTAACCGGAATCCACCATCTTACGGCAGTAACCGCCAATGTGCGTGAAAATTATCGTTTTTATACCCAAGTTTTAGGCATGCGACTGGTCAAGCGCACCGTCAACCAAGATGATGTGAGCGCGTATCACCTGTTTTATGCTGATGGCGCAGGCACACCAGGCAGCGACATCACCTTTTTCGATTGGCCAACTCCGCCTGAAAAACGCGGCACGCATAGCATTTGCAACACCGCCTTGCGGGTCACAGGCAAAGCCAGCCTCGAATGGTGGGCTGAGCATTTGAGCCAACAAGCAGTCAAACATAGTGGCGTGATCGAGCGTGATGGCCGTTTAACCATCGATTTTGCTGATAATGAAGGCCAACGCCTGAGCTTAATTGATGATGCTGGCACTGGCGATGCCAACACCCCATGGGATGCCAGCCCAGTGCCAGCCGAGCATCAAATTCGTGGGCTTGGGCCAATTCGGCTGAGTGTGCCGCAGCTCGAATATACCGATATTGTGCTGACCAAAGCCCTGAATATGCGCCAAGTTCGGCAATATAGCCTCAACGAAGGCAACGAATATACGGTTTATGTCTATGAAATGGGTGTTGGTGGAGCCGCCGCCGAATTGCATGTTGTCGTCCAAGCTGATTTGGCTCCAGCGCAGCCTGGCGCTGGTGGCGTGCATCATGTGGCGTTTCGCACCCCCAACGAAGCAGAATATCACGGCTGGACCCAACGTTTGCGCGAATTAAGCATCCGTACCAGCGGCGAAATTGATCGTTACTATTTCCGCAGCCTCTACTTCCGTGAGCCAAATGGCATTTTGTTTGAAATTGCCACCGATGGGCCAGGCTTTGCGGTCGATGAAGATCCTGCAACACTAGGCGAATCGGTGGTATTACCGCCATTCCTTGAGCCACGCCGCGCCGCCATCGTCGCCAACCTCAAACCTCTGGTTTAA
- a CDS encoding FAD-dependent monooxygenase: MQAITIIGGGIGGLCLAIGLHQRQIPVQIYEATLALRPVGAGILLAPNAMNLLERWGLAKTVRQRGLCLSSLGGSEFGVLDAQGRSLLAGFDLNVMRERFGQELVTISRAALHQLLLEALPADCLHLDKRLVGLQQTADSVKAQFADGTTIETACLVGADGLRSAVREQIFPNQRLRYSGQTSHRALVEFDYHELAQPVAAEIWGAQLRFGYTPVGENLMYWYATSLAAQGQRDVSPAAARELLLTQAHDLPTVVKTLIERTPDAALLRTDISDLAHLKNWYYGRVGLLGDAAHATTPNLGQGGCQAIEDAWVLAEMLERYQQPQLAFMHYQQRRIKKAQTIVDTSWRIGSLVHLPYAWQQTWRNRLLRLVPRSLGQRQTNGIYELNF; the protein is encoded by the coding sequence ATGCAAGCGATCACGATTATCGGTGGGGGAATTGGCGGTTTATGTTTGGCGATTGGTCTACACCAACGCCAAATTCCAGTGCAAATCTATGAGGCTACGCTAGCATTACGGCCTGTTGGCGCGGGCATTTTACTCGCTCCTAATGCCATGAATTTGCTCGAACGTTGGGGCTTAGCGAAAACTGTGCGGCAGCGCGGGCTGTGTTTAAGTAGTTTGGGCGGCAGCGAATTTGGCGTTTTGGATGCGCAAGGCCGAAGTTTGTTGGCTGGCTTTGATCTGAATGTGATGCGTGAGCGCTTTGGCCAAGAATTGGTGACGATCAGCCGTGCTGCCTTGCATCAACTGCTGCTCGAAGCCTTACCTGCCGATTGTTTGCACCTCGATAAACGCTTGGTTGGCTTGCAACAAACGGCTGATTCGGTCAAAGCACAATTTGCTGATGGCACAACCATCGAAACGGCGTGCTTAGTTGGGGCTGATGGCCTGCGCTCAGCCGTGCGCGAGCAGATTTTCCCCAATCAACGCTTGCGGTATTCGGGTCAAACCTCGCATCGCGCCTTGGTCGAGTTTGATTATCACGAATTGGCCCAGCCTGTGGCTGCCGAAATTTGGGGTGCTCAACTGCGTTTTGGCTATACTCCCGTTGGGGAAAATTTGATGTATTGGTATGCAACCAGCCTTGCTGCTCAAGGCCAGCGTGATGTTTCGCCCGCTGCCGCCCGTGAATTGTTGCTAACCCAAGCTCACGATTTGCCAACCGTTGTCAAAACCTTGATTGAGCGTACACCCGATGCGGCGTTGTTGCGCACCGATATTAGCGATTTGGCGCATTTGAAAAATTGGTATTATGGGCGAGTTGGTTTGTTGGGCGATGCGGCCCACGCCACCACACCGAATTTAGGTCAAGGTGGTTGCCAAGCCATCGAAGATGCTTGGGTTTTGGCTGAAATGTTGGAGCGCTACCAACAGCCACAGCTGGCATTTATGCATTATCAACAACGCCGCATCAAAAAAGCCCAAACAATTGTTGATACCTCGTGGCGGATTGGCTCGTTGGTGCATTTGCCGTATGCATGGCAACAAACTTGGCGCAATCGGCTGTTGCGGCTTGTGCCTCGCAGCCTAGGTCAACGCCAAACCAATGGCATCTATGAATTGAATTTTTAA
- a CDS encoding ABC transporter ATP-binding protein codes for MAPRLLPRTTPNTAILPMEPAPLLEISSVGKNYPSGQGQINILHDIDLTIQSGEFISFIGHSGCGKSTLLNMIAGLTSISTGTMLFDGKSIAAPSPERAMVFQHYSLLPWLSVYQNVYEAVDSVQTEMSKAERKALTNDVLARVGLSNHMHKKPMQLSGGMRQRVAIARAFAVHPRMLLLDEPFGALDALTRGSLQEELLGLWSGDARTETVVMVTHDIDEAIYLSDRIVVFSDGPGATIKEVITVDLPRPRDKQSLMNSPTWNNLRTHLLLSLHC; via the coding sequence ATGGCTCCACGTTTGTTACCGCGCACCACGCCCAACACCGCAATTTTACCGATGGAGCCGGCTCCGCTGCTTGAAATTAGCAGCGTGGGCAAAAATTACCCTAGTGGACAAGGCCAGATTAACATCCTACACGATATTGATCTGACGATTCAATCGGGCGAATTTATTAGTTTTATCGGCCACTCTGGCTGTGGCAAAAGCACCCTTTTAAATATGATCGCTGGCCTCACCAGCATCAGCACTGGCACGATGTTATTTGATGGCAAATCAATCGCTGCGCCCAGCCCTGAGCGAGCCATGGTATTTCAGCATTATTCATTGTTGCCATGGCTCTCGGTCTATCAAAATGTCTATGAAGCTGTCGATTCAGTCCAGACTGAAATGAGCAAAGCCGAGCGTAAAGCCCTGACCAACGATGTTTTGGCGCGGGTTGGTTTGAGCAACCATATGCACAAAAAACCGATGCAACTCTCCGGCGGTATGCGCCAACGGGTGGCGATTGCCCGCGCCTTTGCCGTTCACCCACGCATGCTGCTGCTTGACGAGCCATTTGGAGCGCTTGATGCTCTGACTCGTGGCAGCCTGCAAGAAGAATTATTGGGCCTCTGGAGTGGCGATGCCCGCACCGAAACCGTGGTGATGGTCACCCACGATATTGATGAAGCGATCTACCTCAGCGACCGGATTGTGGTTTTTTCCGATGGCCCTGGAGCCACGATTAAAGAAGTGATTACGGTCGATCTGCCCCGCCCTCGCGACAAGCAAAGCCTCATGAACAGCCCAACCTGGAACAACCTGCGCACCCACCTACTCCTTTCACTGCACTGCTAA
- the ntrB gene encoding nitrate ABC transporter permease, whose product MAQMIEVIPRRESSAPTLIRRWLNAIWQTLSPVLMGMLILAGLWQVAAWISDGTLPTPLATASTLRELLSDPFYDNGPNDKGIGIQLMASLGRVFTGWGIGIAIAIPLGMLLGSSATLRKMLAPVIEILRPVSPLAWYPLGLAVLHNAPKAVVFAIVITSLWPTLVNTTMGVQNIPADLKAVSKVFRFSRWRYISKVLLPAAFPAILTGMRLSMGIAWMVIVAGEMLAGGTGLGFFVWDSWNALSLERVMSAILVIGITGLALDRLFSLIGQRMAAWQEGGH is encoded by the coding sequence ATGGCACAAATGATCGAAGTTATTCCACGGCGTGAGAGTTCAGCGCCAACCCTCATCCGCCGCTGGCTCAACGCAATTTGGCAAACGCTTAGCCCTGTTTTGATGGGAATGTTGATTTTGGCCGGGTTATGGCAAGTAGCTGCTTGGATTTCTGATGGCACATTGCCAACCCCGCTGGCAACCGCCAGCACCTTACGTGAGCTTTTGAGCGATCCCTTTTACGACAACGGGCCAAACGATAAAGGCATCGGAATTCAGTTGATGGCTTCGTTGGGGCGGGTCTTCACTGGCTGGGGGATTGGCATCGCGATCGCCATTCCGCTAGGTATGCTGCTTGGGAGTAGTGCCACACTGCGCAAAATGCTGGCTCCAGTGATCGAAATTTTGCGACCTGTCTCGCCGTTGGCCTGGTATCCGTTGGGGTTGGCAGTGCTGCACAATGCGCCCAAAGCTGTGGTTTTTGCGATTGTGATCACTTCGCTCTGGCCAACCTTGGTCAACACCACTATGGGCGTGCAAAATATTCCTGCCGACCTCAAGGCTGTTTCCAAGGTGTTTCGGTTTAGTCGCTGGCGCTATATCAGCAAAGTATTGTTGCCCGCAGCTTTTCCAGCCATTTTAACTGGCATGCGGCTCTCGATGGGGATTGCCTGGATGGTGATTGTGGCAGGCGAGATGTTGGCTGGAGGCACAGGTTTGGGCTTCTTCGTTTGGGATTCATGGAACGCGCTTTCGTTGGAACGGGTTATGAGTGCTATTTTGGTTATCGGGATTACGGGCTTAGCCTTGGATCGTTTGTTTAGTTTGATTGGTCAACGTATGGCCGCTTGGCAAGAAGGAGGTCACTAA
- a CDS encoding ABC transporter substrate-binding protein, whose amino-acid sequence MSKISRRDFLKTAASLGAAVAMPSFLTACGGSESASETGERPIKIGFIPLTDCASVVMAHTLGLYQKYGVNVEVVKEASWANVRDKLLTGDLDAAHCLFGMPFSVYTGVGGKAESELKIAMILNQNGQGITLSSALAKEVGYGDPSKLKALISQRPADKPATFAGTFPGGTHDIWLRYWLAAAGIDQNSVKIITIPPPQMVANMRIGEMDGFCVGEPWNGVAVKEGIGETVLATQDLWAGHPEKALVVNPSFAEKRRDDLKNIMKAILEASKWLDDFNNRSEAAKVIGGQAYVNAPADVIEARLKGQYNLGATLGERTFEPSKSMVFYQDGAVNAPHRSHAIWFMAQYVRFGLLASAPDYNAIADKLIMRDLYAEVAKEMSLTVAGDDLQPFTVTLDQQTFDPKSPS is encoded by the coding sequence ATGTCAAAAATCAGCCGTCGCGATTTTCTCAAAACCGCAGCTTCACTTGGTGCTGCCGTTGCCATGCCCAGCTTTTTGACCGCCTGTGGTGGCAGCGAAAGTGCCAGCGAAACGGGTGAGCGCCCAATCAAAATTGGCTTTATTCCGCTGACCGACTGCGCTTCGGTGGTGATGGCACATACTTTGGGCTTATACCAAAAATATGGAGTCAACGTTGAGGTGGTTAAAGAGGCTTCGTGGGCCAATGTGCGCGATAAGCTGTTGACTGGCGACCTCGATGCTGCCCATTGTTTGTTTGGCATGCCCTTCTCGGTCTACACTGGTGTCGGCGGCAAGGCCGAAAGCGAACTCAAAATTGCCATGATTTTGAACCAAAATGGCCAAGGTATTACGCTCAGCAGTGCCCTCGCCAAAGAGGTTGGGTATGGCGACCCCAGCAAACTCAAAGCGCTGATCAGCCAACGCCCAGCTGATAAACCTGCCACTTTTGCAGGCACCTTTCCAGGCGGAACCCACGATATTTGGCTGCGCTACTGGCTTGCCGCCGCTGGCATTGACCAAAATAGCGTCAAAATTATCACAATTCCACCACCACAAATGGTTGCCAATATGCGCATCGGCGAGATGGATGGCTTCTGCGTGGGCGAGCCATGGAACGGAGTCGCAGTCAAAGAGGGCATTGGTGAAACTGTGTTGGCAACCCAAGATCTGTGGGCGGGACACCCAGAGAAAGCCTTGGTGGTCAATCCAAGTTTTGCCGAAAAACGCCGCGATGACCTCAAGAACATCATGAAGGCCATCCTTGAGGCCTCGAAATGGCTCGACGATTTCAATAATCGCAGCGAAGCTGCCAAAGTTATCGGCGGTCAAGCCTATGTCAACGCTCCAGCCGATGTGATCGAAGCGCGTTTGAAGGGCCAATACAACCTTGGGGCAACTTTAGGCGAGCGCACGTTTGAGCCAAGCAAAAGCATGGTTTTTTATCAGGATGGTGCGGTCAATGCCCCACATCGCAGCCATGCAATTTGGTTTATGGCCCAATATGTGCGATTTGGCCTCTTGGCAAGCGCTCCCGACTACAATGCCATCGCCGACAAATTAATTATGCGTGATTTATATGCTGAAGTCGCCAAAGAAATGAGCCTCACGGTAGCAGGCGACGATTTACAGCCATTTACCGTCACGCTCGATCAACAAACCTTTGATCCCAAAAGCCCATCCTAG
- a CDS encoding uroporphyrinogen-III synthase: MSSLHGQRIAILEARRASELANLLSRHGATPIHAPALREVSVDAAPVAQAVLQELEAGQIDLLILLTGVGTQQLIDGAASVGLEQAMLTGLAKTTLVCRGPKPTAVLRRYELRPSISAASPYTINDLINSLDSVELAERGVGLLHYGERDRKLADYCLERGAVLHEHSVYEWQLPADLSPLLALIEQAIAGQIDIFTFTSQIQVRHLLQVAEQQGQAQALIAAMQQALVAAVGPSCAQALLNLGIQQVIMPEQPFMGQMVQRILDQVSVNR; this comes from the coding sequence ATGAGTAGCTTACACGGTCAACGAATTGCAATTCTCGAAGCTCGCCGCGCTTCAGAATTAGCCAACTTGCTCAGTCGCCATGGTGCGACCCCAATCCATGCCCCAGCCTTACGCGAGGTCAGCGTCGATGCGGCTCCAGTCGCTCAGGCAGTGTTGCAAGAGCTTGAAGCAGGCCAGATCGATCTGTTGATTTTGTTGACTGGGGTTGGCACGCAACAATTAATTGATGGTGCTGCTAGTGTGGGCCTTGAGCAAGCCATGTTGACTGGGTTAGCCAAAACCACCCTCGTTTGCCGTGGCCCTAAGCCAACCGCCGTATTACGTCGTTATGAATTACGCCCAAGCATCAGCGCTGCCTCACCCTACACCATCAACGATCTGATCAACAGCCTTGATTCGGTTGAGTTGGCTGAACGTGGGGTTGGTTTGTTGCACTATGGCGAACGCGATCGCAAATTAGCCGATTATTGCCTCGAACGCGGGGCAGTGCTCCATGAACATAGCGTCTACGAATGGCAATTACCTGCTGACCTCAGCCCACTGCTCGCGCTGATCGAACAAGCAATTGCTGGCCAGATCGATATTTTCACCTTTACCAGCCAAATTCAGGTACGCCATTTGTTGCAAGTTGCCGAGCAACAAGGCCAAGCCCAAGCTCTGATTGCGGCCATGCAACAGGCCTTGGTTGCAGCAGTTGGCCCATCGTGCGCCCAAGCATTACTCAATCTTGGCATTCAACAGGTGATTATGCCTGAACAGCCGTTTATGGGCCAGATGGTGCAACGAATTCTCGACCAAGTAAGCGTCAATCGTTAG
- a CDS encoding nitrate reductase, whose translation MSNVVRSQCPYCGVGCGIELTVNDGKVVRVTGDSAHPANQGKLCIKGATIEQMLTPTTRLTHAQIRSDRNAALHSVGLDQALDHAAQRLNAIRQQHGNEAIGFYLSGQLTNETSYLVTKLCKGLMGTNTMDANSRLCMASAVAAYTRTLGTDGPPCSYSDIEQADCFLIVGSNTAECHPIVYRRIEQQVRKYGAKLIVVDPRRTQTSRYASLHLAAAPGSDTALLNGLLHILIRDGAVDYEFIAQHTTGWSEIAEAVAGWTPAQTALATGLTVEEIETAGAMLVASQRTLSMWSMGVNQSRNGVAKATAIINMHLATGRIGKPGCGPFSLTGQPNAMGGREVGYLAHQLPGYRRVDVAEHRSAIEQAWGIPVGSISATPGPDAQTMFSQLAEGKLKAIWIIGTNPLHSMPNNSTIRAALEKAELVIVQDVYHTSSCLAYADIALPAAQWAESIGTFTASDRHITLLNPAYPAPGDAMPDWWLVQAVAQRMGFELNFATAEAIWDEYRGLTAGRHPLDVSGVSYERLRNGPLQWPCPAEDHAGTVRLYSDGRFATANGRANFQVTIPVEPAEVPSYEFPFWLTTGRVLEQWHTRTRTANVAKLNQRHNGSFIEIHPDDANTLGVSAGEKIAVIGRRGSCTSIVQINPEIMPGCLFMPIHWEVGNPNVLSINAADPISKQPELKACAVQLRPIVEGINIKFGEAATVPAMAAGKRSSQ comes from the coding sequence ATGAGTAACGTTGTGCGTTCACAATGCCCATATTGTGGCGTTGGCTGTGGAATTGAATTGACCGTCAACGATGGCAAGGTCGTGCGGGTCACTGGCGATAGCGCTCACCCCGCCAATCAAGGCAAGCTGTGCATCAAAGGCGCAACCATTGAGCAAATGCTCACGCCCACGACACGGCTAACCCATGCCCAAATTCGCAGCGATCGCAATGCAGCGCTGCACTCGGTTGGCCTCGATCAAGCCCTCGACCACGCTGCCCAACGGCTGAACGCAATTCGCCAACAACATGGCAATGAGGCGATTGGCTTTTATCTTTCGGGCCAACTAACCAACGAAACCAGCTACTTGGTGACCAAGCTTTGCAAGGGCTTGATGGGCACCAACACCATGGATGCCAACTCACGTTTGTGTATGGCCAGCGCTGTCGCCGCCTACACTCGCACCTTGGGAACCGATGGCCCACCCTGTAGCTATAGCGATATCGAACAAGCCGATTGTTTCTTGATTGTTGGCTCAAATACTGCCGAATGTCATCCTATTGTCTATCGCCGAATCGAGCAGCAAGTGCGCAAGTATGGCGCTAAATTGATTGTGGTTGATCCACGGCGCACCCAAACTTCGCGCTATGCCAGCTTACATTTGGCCGCCGCCCCAGGCAGCGACACAGCGTTACTCAACGGTTTATTACACATTCTAATTCGCGATGGTGCAGTTGATTATGAATTTATTGCCCAACACACCACCGGCTGGAGCGAAATCGCCGAAGCTGTAGCTGGTTGGACACCCGCCCAAACCGCCTTGGCCACAGGTTTGACGGTTGAGGAAATCGAAACCGCTGGGGCAATGCTGGTTGCCAGCCAACGCACCCTGAGCATGTGGAGCATGGGAGTTAATCAAAGTCGCAATGGAGTTGCCAAAGCCACTGCGATCATTAACATGCACTTGGCAACAGGCCGGATCGGCAAGCCTGGCTGTGGACCATTCTCGCTAACCGGCCAACCAAATGCCATGGGTGGTCGCGAAGTTGGCTACCTCGCGCACCAGTTGCCGGGCTATCGGCGGGTTGATGTAGCTGAGCATCGCAGCGCCATCGAGCAAGCATGGGGCATTCCGGTTGGTAGCATCAGCGCTACGCCTGGCCCCGATGCCCAAACCATGTTCAGCCAATTGGCCGAAGGCAAACTCAAAGCAATTTGGATTATCGGCACGAATCCCTTGCACTCAATGCCCAATAACAGCACCATCCGCGCTGCACTCGAAAAAGCTGAATTGGTGATTGTGCAGGATGTGTATCATACCAGCTCATGTTTGGCCTACGCCGATATTGCCTTGCCTGCTGCTCAATGGGCGGAAAGCATCGGCACCTTCACCGCCTCGGATCGCCATATTACCTTGCTGAACCCAGCTTACCCAGCGCCAGGCGATGCCATGCCCGATTGGTGGTTGGTACAAGCAGTCGCCCAGCGCATGGGCTTTGAGCTCAATTTTGCTACTGCTGAAGCGATTTGGGATGAATATCGAGGATTGACTGCTGGCCGCCACCCGCTTGATGTGAGCGGTGTGAGCTACGAACGGCTACGCAACGGCCCATTGCAATGGCCATGCCCCGCCGAAGATCATGCAGGCACTGTGCGTTTATATAGCGATGGCCGTTTTGCAACCGCCAATGGTCGCGCCAACTTTCAAGTGACGATTCCGGTTGAACCAGCCGAAGTGCCAAGCTACGAATTTCCATTTTGGCTGACGACTGGACGGGTGTTGGAGCAATGGCATACCCGCACCCGCACCGCCAACGTGGCCAAGCTCAATCAACGCCATAACGGCAGCTTTATTGAAATTCACCCCGACGATGCGAATACGCTCGGTGTGAGCGCTGGCGAAAAAATTGCCGTGATCGGGCGACGTGGCAGTTGCACCTCAATCGTGCAAATCAACCCCGAAATCATGCCAGGCTGTTTGTTTATGCCAATTCACTGGGAAGTTGGCAACCCGAATGTGCTAAGCATCAACGCCGCCGACCCAATTAGTAAGCAACCCGAACTCAAGGCATGTGCGGTACAATTACGGCCAATCGTCGAAGGTATCAATATCAAATTTGGCGAAGCCGCCACAGTTCCAGCAATGGCCGCTGGCAAACGGAGCAGCCAATGA
- a CDS encoding ferredoxin--nitrite reductase, with translation MAVQIETIKKVKNGLDVLPDLYRYARLGFDAIPEDEIERLKWYGLLHRKQTPGFFMQRLRIPNGILSTRQMRAIVSISRDFGRNTMDLTTRENIQLRWLRIEDVPEVFQRLQNVGLTSQQTGLDNYRNVMGCPLAGLHHAEIFNAAPIAQSVSLALLGREFSDLPRKFNITISGCSHDCAHSRANDIGMTPAAKEINGYRVLGFHVALGGALGGTSPQLGQDAGIFLTTEQALPFCRAVLTVFRDNGSREKRTEARLKWLIREWGMPRFMAEVEKVFGQAFFSAGESLVIEHSGDHLGIHQQQEAGFVTVGLLVPVGRTNAEQMAEIADLADAYGTGELRLTPDQNILIPNVHETCLERLLAEPLLQVLQPHAPGALRGLVSCTGRDYCHFALSDTKELSLQVATELASLIPAERRVDLKVSGCVHACGQHHVGEIGLQAQRLRLEDGTIVDAFDLFVGGNHQQLATLKARKIPVDQLAGRIAAELAVMDGE, from the coding sequence ATGGCTGTTCAAATTGAAACCATCAAGAAGGTCAAAAATGGGCTTGATGTCTTGCCCGATCTGTATCGCTATGCTCGCTTAGGCTTCGATGCGATTCCCGAAGATGAGATTGAGCGCTTGAAATGGTATGGATTGTTGCATCGCAAGCAAACCCCTGGCTTCTTTATGCAACGCCTGCGGATTCCCAATGGCATTCTGAGCACGCGCCAAATGCGGGCAATCGTCAGTATCTCCCGCGATTTTGGCCGCAACACCATGGATTTGACCACCCGCGAAAATATTCAATTGCGCTGGCTACGGATCGAAGATGTGCCAGAAGTGTTCCAACGGTTGCAAAATGTTGGCCTGACCTCACAACAAACTGGGCTTGATAATTATCGTAATGTGATGGGCTGCCCCTTGGCTGGCCTGCACCACGCAGAAATTTTCAACGCTGCCCCAATTGCGCAAAGCGTTTCGTTGGCCTTGCTTGGCCGCGAGTTCAGCGATTTGCCGCGCAAATTCAACATTACGATTAGTGGTTGCTCGCACGATTGTGCCCATAGCCGCGCCAACGATATTGGCATGACTCCTGCCGCTAAGGAAATTAATGGCTATCGTGTGCTTGGTTTCCACGTCGCACTGGGCGGAGCCTTGGGTGGCACATCGCCGCAACTGGGCCAAGATGCAGGCATCTTCTTAACCACTGAACAAGCCTTGCCTTTCTGTCGTGCGGTCTTGACGGTGTTCCGCGACAATGGCTCACGCGAAAAACGCACCGAAGCCCGTTTGAAATGGCTGATTCGCGAATGGGGCATGCCGCGCTTTATGGCCGAAGTTGAAAAGGTATTTGGTCAAGCATTCTTCAGCGCTGGCGAATCGTTGGTGATTGAGCATAGCGGCGACCATTTGGGCATTCATCAACAACAAGAGGCAGGCTTTGTAACGGTTGGTTTATTAGTGCCAGTTGGCCGAACCAATGCTGAGCAAATGGCCGAAATCGCCGATTTGGCCGATGCCTATGGCACTGGCGAACTACGCTTGACCCCCGACCAAAACATTCTGATTCCGAATGTGCACGAAACCTGCCTCGAACGCTTATTGGCTGAGCCATTGCTACAAGTGCTTCAACCGCATGCACCTGGGGCTTTGCGCGGCTTGGTCAGTTGCACAGGCCGCGATTATTGCCACTTTGCCTTGAGCGACACCAAAGAATTATCGTTGCAAGTCGCCACCGAATTGGCCAGTTTGATTCCAGCTGAACGCCGCGTCGATTTGAAAGTTTCGGGCTGCGTACACGCCTGTGGTCAGCATCACGTTGGTGAAATTGGTTTGCAAGCTCAGCGTTTGCGACTCGAAGATGGCACAATCGTCGATGCTTTCGATTTATTTGTTGGTGGCAATCATCAGCAACTGGCAACCCTCAAAGCTCGCAAAATCCCAGTTGATCAATTGGCTGGGCGGATTGCTGCTGAACTCGCCGTTATGGATGGGGAATAA